The Cucurbita pepo subsp. pepo cultivar mu-cu-16 chromosome LG15, ASM280686v2, whole genome shotgun sequence genome contains the following window.
aggcaagGATTTGCTCAAaaggcgaagaagaagaagagaaataagGATCGAAGAGAGTGAGGTTGCAACGGTCGAAGGCTTTTAGGAGAGCCTCATaatcattttgttcttcacGAGAAACCCTCAAAccccattaatttttttcccctttttctctaatttctctttcttccttctctttttgttcTCTGTCTTTTCATctcgtttttttaatttctttttttcttttccatttctgtTATTTGACTGAGGCGCTACACAGCGATGGGAGACAAAAATTCCAGAAGGAAATTAAAGGGAAAGTTAGAAGGAGGGATTCGAAGAAGATTCTGAGCTCCTCCTCAAAtgcccttttccttcttttcccttttacCTTCTTAACAATGGCGGATGATCCCTCTTCATTGACCAAGGTATTACAACAAAACATCCGTTtctttgtgtgtgtgtgtgtttttttttctgggtttttaATGATTTCTGTAATCTCTGTCGTCTTTGATCTGCGTCCTGGATTTTCGGGTTTGATTTTGTCGTTTACATTCGAGCTGATACTGAATCCAACTGGGATTTCTTGTTCTGgatttgtttgagattattgCTTCTGTTTGTTTGAATCGAATTATTGGTTGTTATGTTCTGTCTAAACTCAATTTTTGAAGGTTTAGTatgtgcatgttcaatcataGGATGTTTTTGAGTAATTCTATGATGACCCTTTTGGCTATGGGAGCTGAATCTGTTTGAATCTAATCTCTGATTCATGGGGTGTAGCTTTTGCATCATAGTGCTTTTCTTAATGCCAAGGAAATTGATGTGGTcttttgtgagatcttatagcggttggggaggagaacgaaacaccctttataagggcgtggaaacctctccttagtaaacacgttttaaaaacttttagaggaagtctaaagaggacaatatcggctggCAGTGAGattaagctgttacaaatggtatcggagctagacaccgggcgatgtgtcagcgtgGACGttggccccgaaagggggtggattgtgaggtcccatatcggttggggggagaatgaaacaccctttataagggtgtggaaacctctccctacatATGTGTtgtaaaaaccttgaggggaagcccgaaggggggtggattgtgaggtcctatatcggttggggaagagaatgaaacaccctttataagggtgtggaaacctctccttagtaaacacgttttaaaatccttcAGGTGAAGtccaaaaggacaatatctgctagcggtgagattaggctattacaaatggtatcggagcTAGACACAAGGCGATAAGcgagcgaggacgttggccccgaaagggggtggattgtgaggtcccatatcagttggggaggagaacgaaatacccaagtgtgtggaaacttctccttagtaaaaaccttgaggggaagcccgaaatggaaagcccaaagaggacaaatgGTGAGtttaagctgttacaaatggtatcagagccagacactgggcaatGCGGTGAGtttaagctgttacaaatggtatcagagccagacactgggcgatgtgccagcaaggacgctggtcccaaaaggggatgaattgtgagatcccatatcggttagggaggagaacgaaccaccctttataagggtgtggaaacctctccctagcaaacacgttttaaaaaccttgaggggaagtgcgaaagggaaagtccagagaggacaatatttgctagcggtggacttgggccctTACCTCTTTGGTGCATCTATTCCTCATCGAATATAGAAACCCAAGATCATTAGGGTCTAGCACGAGCATGGTCAATCCTAGGATCTTTATCAGTAATTCTTTCTTGTTCAATCTTTTATATCTGAATTCTGGTAGCTTTTGCATCACAGTGATTTTCATAATGGCAggaaacttttattttaaaggtcCCTAAGAAATCCCCATTGATGCTAAGGATGATTGTGTTGGTCTTTGCCATGGTCTGTGGTGTATTTATATGCACAGTTTGTCTGAAGCAAATTAGCACAAGTACGAAGGTCGGGTTGTTAAGAgtccaggttgttgacatgcCGTGTTCGAAGCCTACGATCGATCCTTCAGACGTTCCTTTTGTGCACTTTCCTAAACCTACAACATATAGCAGGTAAAAGGAGTATCCATTTTGTAGTTCgacttaaaattgaaatcgaATAGATCGATAACGAGTATATTTTCTGCACGTTTCCAGGGCTGAATGCGCTTGCCACCCGGTTCGATTTTTTGCCATTTTGTCGATGCAGAGATCGGGCAGTGGTTGGTTTGAGACGTTATTAAATAACCATACTAACATAAGTTCCAACGGAGAGATATTCTCGGTTAAAGTTAGGAGAAGTAATATATCAACCATTGTCGAAACGCTCGATAAAGTTTACAATCTGGACTGGTTTAGTAGTGCTTCGAAAAATGAGTGCACAGCAGCTGTTGGCCTTAAGTGGATGCTTAATCAGGTACGAACCGTTGTTTTCGTGACGCTTACATCGTGAAATTATCTCGTTTTGAGTAGCTTCCAATTTGGTTTATGATGCCTTGTGATATGAGTAGGTTCTTTGAATATGTTGGTTGGATCATGTATATtcactgtgagatcccacgttggttggagaggggaacgaagcatttcctTATAattgtgtggaaacctcttcctaatagacgtgttttaaagccgtgaggctgatgaagatacgtaatgggtcaaagcagacaatatctactaacggtagACTttgattattacaaatggtatcagagtcagacattgaacggtgtgccaacgaggacactgggccccaaaggggtagattgtgagatcccacattagttggagagggaaacgaagcattccttataagggtgtgaaaacctctccttagtaaacaatatctactaacagtgagcTTGATCTATTACATTCACGCTATgtttatatttcataattcGTGTCGATGAACGGTGTCATTCTTTGTAGGGGTTGATGCAGCACCATGTAGAAATAGTAGAGTACTTCAAACGTCGTGGCGTTTCAGCTATCTTCCTATTCCGACGAAACCTTCTTCGCAGAATGATCTCAGTACTCGCAAATTCATACGATCAAGCCGCGAAGCTGTTGAACGGAACCCACAAGTCTCACGTGCATTCACATCACGAGGTTTCGCTCGTTTATCTCAACAAATATCtgcatttttttcttaatcaaaGATCTCAGCTTGTTATAGAAACGTTTCAGGCAGATATACTCGCAAAATACAAGCCTGTAATTAATGCCACTCTGTTGATACCCAATTTGAGGCAAGTAGAAGAGACAACAGCTAAAGCTTTGGAGTACTTCAATAGCACCCGACACATCGTGTTGTATTACGAAGATGTAGTTAGGAACCGCACCGTAAGACTCAACTCGAACCCAACTCGAACGGTGTTTGTGTATTTGGGTGAGCCATTTTGTGACCAAATTGTCTATGTGGTTGCAGAAATTAAGTGATGTTCAAGACTTTCTGAAGGTTCCACGGAGGAAGTTGAAGAGTCGTCAAGTGAAGATACACCGAGGTCCATTGTCGAATCAAATCGAGAACTTGGAGCATGTCGAGAAGGCATTAAATGGAAGCCAGTATGAGAGTTTTTTACACGCAGACTTTCGGAAGTAAGTACCCGAACGAAACTCGGGAGGGTGGCGAGCTAAGAAGCTGTATATATAGCATCATCATCTTGTGCCATACTgcaggaggaggaggaggaataGAGGCATATCCTTCCTGTTGCAATTTTGGATTTGGCGCAATGCATTTTACTTGTTCTCAGTAACATTCAGTTCATTCTTTTAACCTCTTCTATTCAcattccattatttttttaccttgtATGAAATgtagcctttttttttcccatacTTTTGGAACTCAagtatttatttgttattaattttaatctcaATGTTCGAGAGAAAGTAGGAGTAGTAGGTACTATTGGCGACCTCTTCTTGCCCTGTTCGAGCGGGGTGAGGCGAGAAACAGAATGAATGGGGTAGGGGGAGTCGTGCTCGTTCTCCCTCCTTATCACGCCAGTcgaagaaaaagggaaaatggtTGGAATCTAGGAGAGATTAACGAGATTGAGCCCTCATCTCGAGTTTTTATGTTCTGGTGGGATGTTTTTTACGAAAATATCCTTGCTCTTGAATATTACTCCGTGAATGCTCTTTCAGTGATTCATAACTTCTTTCAACTAGTTCAtgtaatttcaataaattttaaatttagtgttTAAAATGGACGAGTTTTcctatggttttaaaatgggaTAATCAATccgttatatatatatatatgtatatatatatatatatctatatggTGGTGGATATGAGTTGACTTTGGTCAAAACtctattgaaattttattctaaaattttagttaaattaaaatatcagttaattttgaagtttatatCTATTTAGTCTTTTAACTCTCAAATttccatgaattttttttaattagtttaaatttacTCAAGTAATTACTGATAGACacagaattgaaaaaattttaaattatatctaaaaatggattaattttttattttttttatttacataataatttatgtaaaataaaaaataaaaaaaaaacccaaaatatagaaataaaaatagtattttaaagtggttttggtttttgtgatagtatttatttatttacttctttatttttttaaataataatacaaaaattagaaagattaatattattttatctttaaattttcaaaattaataatttatcctAAAATGTATAATGTTATAACCGAGTTCAATTATGATAGATAGACAAAATTGTGTATTCATTGATCATTACAAAATTATGAAGGAGCAGTTAATTAATAACGACATATTCTTGCTACGATGTGACAtttcattattaataatttatatggttattgattacatattttttttccttactaGCATAAAGTTCTCTTTATTGCCACCTTCCCCTACTCCGTGCTATCTCTAGAAACTAGAAACCGTCATTCATCAGGTGAAAGAgagattgaaagaaaattaaacggTACaggaagagaattgaaaaaaaaaatagacaataGAGAGACAAATCTgtaaattgaaagaaaaaaactacgAAATAATAGAGTTAATATGTAAGCACGTATAATATAACTTAACATCAGTGATCCCAAACCGTTCTTAAGAATATTATCAAATGACGTTAACAGTTAGTAATATGACGAAATAAGGCAAAGGGTAATTTCGACATTTTGCCATGCAAACGAATAAATACAAGAATTGTttactaataatatttttcacattattatttgtttgggataaaaaaaaaaaaaaaaaaaaaaaaaaactcatttttatagtatttaattttttttattatttgaaaattaatgttatatattttttgaaaacattttcaaGATATTCAAATCaagtttcaaaattgaaaaacaatatatatgtatatactttttaataatttatttttatttttggaattagattaaaattttaaaaaatttataaaaatggaaaactataataaataaaaaaagggtaCAAAGgaaacacaaattttaaaaataaaaaatgaaatcgttagcaatatcaaataaataaattatttcccaaaaaaagaaaaaaaaattataatattagtTAAGTAGTAAGTAggagattaaataaataatggtaGATGAGATGCGACCCAAAAAGTGGATTTCATAGGCAAAAAATGTGGACTTCTTAGGCACCAACCACAAACACattctttattgttttttagatGTTTGTATCGATTTCTCGAGCTGGGCTCTATCTTTGGTGATATGCTTTTGTTACCGTAATAGTCCATATCTAGAATTTAGATACAGATATAGAATCTGAATTTGATACTGGATGACGTTGAAATTTTTGCATCTTTTGTAACATGACCACATTATTTGTAAAAACTATCTGTACTTACCAACATGGATTCGGGTGACAGAGACAGGACGAAATTGGGAGGCTATAGAGTTTCTATAgctcaattaataaatattaaaattaataataaatttgagttaattgaatttttttaaaacattctaaattctatatttttttattgagttgatttaatcaaataaaatcagcccacaaactcctttttcttaattaaaaaaatgaaaatatatttgggtattttttttttttttaattaagattttttaattttttaaatgacatTTGaccatattttattatttatcacaattaatatataaaatataatttaggttaaaatttaaaatatattaaatctaGCCACTAAATTTGTCATTCTCAtcaaacataattaatatatatatatatatatatccttgaatttataaattatttgcaTTGTGCAACTTaatgaaaactttaattattaaaaatatatttaaatattgggAATTATTGGCATTTAGgcacaaaaaatatttaaaaataatttttctttattacaagaatttaataaaaaaaaattcaaattcattaataaaattaaaattatttcacattttaaattaaaaaaaaaaggtaatattttgaaaaatggtgGGAGGGGTTTGTTATAAGGCGGCTGGCttccaatttattttctctctcatattTTCTCAGTCAAtaattttcctctctctctctctctctctctccttcctctCCTTTTCGTCTCTGTTCTTCATCAGCGCCGTCCGCCATTGTTATAaatccttctcttcttccccgTTCTCCAACTAACCCTAAACCACTTCCATAGCCGGACCTCGGAGATTCCTCATCGCCGTTCGCAATGGAAGTGGCGGTTCCGGTTCTTCCTGTCGACTTCAACTTCGACAGCGCCTGCTCTTCCCCTTACATGACCGCTCCTTCCAGTCCTCAGCGCTTTGGaaacttcttcttctccagTGCTCCGACCTCTCCCTCACATGCTGCCGCATTCTACTATGAATACAAGGAGTTTGGTTCTGGCTATGGCGATGGAAGGATTTCTTCGGCGTCGGATATCCCTTTCCTGTGGGAGGAGATGCCTGGAATTGCGAAATCTGGAGGCGATTGTTGTAGTAGTGTTGCTGATGAGGATTTTGAATTCGATTTCAGTGGACAATTGGAGCGGACTTCTTTGTCGGCTGAGGAGCTCTTCGATTGTGGTAAAATTAGGGCTCTGAAACCTCCGCCGTGCCATCGAGTGACTGATTCGGTTTGCTCTAGTGCGATGTCGCCTAAATCGCTGAGATCGGTGAAAATTGCGCAGGTATAGCAGAAATTCATCGAAAATAGAACTCTGCTTTCGATATCTGTGTTTTTTCCCCCCAAATTTACTGAACATTTCGATATCTGTAGGGAAAGAGAATGGTTCAAGAAGCTTTCTCTCCTCGCCACCACCGCCGGAGAGATACAGATCCATTCGATGAGGCTCACAAAGCAGCAACACAAAGAAACAGCGACGGAAAGCGAGGCAGAGAAAGAACAAACATCTCCGCCTCCTCGCGGTCGTCTTCATCCATAAGACGCAGCGGAAGCCGATCGTTATCTCCACTCCGTGTCTCCAATAACATTCTCGATTCCGACCTAGAAATGCCAGATAAATCCGGCGTTTCTTCCGCCACAAGCAACGACAAACACtcaatcatatcatcatcGGCCTCATTCCTCTCCACCTTCTCGTTCTCCAGAGGACAGAGAAGATGGAGAATCAGAGACCTGCTACTGTTCCGAAGCGCATCAGAAGGGAGAGCGACGGACAAGAAAGCTGTAGAGGAGATGAAGAACTCAAGCTTCCGGTCGATGGAGAGCCTGAGTTCGGTGTCGAGCTCGAGAAGGCGAGGGCCGATTTCGCCTCACGAATTGCACTACAAAACGAACAGAGCAGTTTCAGAAGAGctgaggaagaagacgagctTGCCGTACAAACATGGCCTCTTGGGCTGTTTAGGATTCAATTCCAGTATGCAGCGCAGTTTCTCCAGAGGATTTGGCTCGCTCGCACGTGCATGAAATATTCcctcaaataattaatttgattcaatattttattcccaattagacataaaatttgcAATTTGTAAATTCATCCATACTAAAATATACCTAAATTGtttaagaaattagaaaaatgtttaaaattttggtaatCTTATATCTTAATTTGAATCTATCGACCGTCGTCTCCAATCGTAAATGTTCGTCCAAAATTAGTTCATTTTGAGTTAATGAAATTATCGTTTTTGTCATAACCGCTAGGAGTATTAATTGACCATTGTCGGCATAGTACAGATAAAGgctaattttgaatatatgttaaattcgaaaaagaaaaaaaaaacgtctaTCTATAAATACTCAAACCGCAAGGAGTATTAACCGACTGATAACAAAGAAAGGGTTCGTTGTCATATTTGAAACCGACATTAGCAGATAAGTATAAGGTGGTGTTTTTTTCCCTacttgtaaatattttctttaaacgAACAATTTTGTTATGCtcatatatgatataatatgaatCTGTCtcgataattaaaatattttatttttcaaatgatCGGGAagaagttaattaaaaaaaatgtgattaTGCTATGATATTAAGAACATATTATgtgaataaaaattgatatgtGGTATAATGTATAAAAGCATTGAAGGCACAAAGTCTATGGGAGCATATATCATAGGGAAGAAAATTGGTAGCCCTAAGcataaaaattcaacaaaGTTGGTATCAATGGCTTAGATGTAGTAATTGAATGAGGGGGTAATGGGTATTAATTGCATCCCACATctaatcttaattaattattcatgtTTCTCCAGTGTTTCTCTAACTCGAGGTCTGTTACGTTCTAGGGTCGCTATTATCATTTTCACCAACTAACTCTGACCCATATAAATGAATAGTACATGTTAAGACCACGTCTAAATCAGAACAATCTTAAaaataggatgactaagaaatgtttaaaataattgaaagtcactATCTATACAAATAAGGTGCATCTTCCCTTCTCGATGACCCAATCatataaatttcatatgagtgaagacaaaatataCCGAAAGAACTTGTGTTGGCCTATGAAGATAGTTTTCCCTCTTAAAAAGCGAGAAGTAGGTAACATGATCATATTGTAGGAGAATGATGGGATCATTAGGTACCTGATTCGAATTTTGAATCTTAGGCATGATCGTTAATCTATTCCCTATTtagttattttgatttgttcgaggtaaacaataataaccaatttaaaggaaaagaaaggggGAGAAAATGGAAAGCATGAGCATGATACATAATGATAAATGATGATATCAATTATTACATTCTAATACATTTGGAGAACATTTTTCAACCAttcttcaaaaataaaaatcaaagaaaaaatca
Protein-coding sequences here:
- the LOC111776391 gene encoding uncharacterized protein LOC111776391 isoform X3, with the translated sequence MPCSKPTIDPSDVPFVHFPKPTTYSRAECACHPVRFFAILSMQRSGSGWFETLLNNHTNISSNGEIFSVKVRRSNISTIVETLDKVYNLDWFSSASKNECTAAVGLKWMLNQGLMQHHVEIVEYFKRRGVSAIFLFRRNLLRRMISVLANSYDQAAKLLNGTHKSHVHSHHEADILAKYKPVINATLLIPNLRQVEETTAKALEYFNSTRHIVLYYEDVVRNRTKLSDVQDFLKVPRRKLKSRQVKIHRGPLSNQIENLEHVEKALNGSQYESFLHADFRK
- the LOC111776390 gene encoding uncharacterized protein LOC111776390, with translation MEVAVPVLPVDFNFDSACSSPYMTAPSSPQRFGNFFFSSAPTSPSHAAAFYYEYKEFGSGYGDGRISSASDIPFLWEEMPGIAKSGGDCCSSVADEDFEFDFSGQLERTSLSAEELFDCGKIRALKPPPCHRVTDSVCSSAMSPKSLRSVKIAQGKRMVQEAFSPRHHRRRDTDPFDEAHKAATQRNSDGKRGRERTNISASSRSSSSIRRSGSRSLSPLRVSNNILDSDLEMPDKSGVSSATSNDKHSIISSSASFLSTFSFSRGQRRWRIRDLLLFRSASEGRATDKKAVEEMKNSSFRSMESLSSVSSSRRRGPISPHELHYKTNRAVSEELRKKTSLPYKHGLLGCLGFNSSMQRSFSRGFGSLARA
- the LOC111776391 gene encoding uncharacterized protein LOC111776391 isoform X1; its protein translation is MADDPSSLTKETFILKVPKKSPLMLRMIVLVFAMVCGVFICTVCLKQISTSTKVGLLRVQVVDMPCSKPTIDPSDVPFVHFPKPTTYSRAECACHPVRFFAILSMQRSGSGWFETLLNNHTNISSNGEIFSVKVRRSNISTIVETLDKVYNLDWFSSASKNECTAAVGLKWMLNQGLMQHHVEIVEYFKRRGVSAIFLFRRNLLRRMISVLANSYDQAAKLLNGTHKSHVHSHHEADILAKYKPVINATLLIPNLRQVEETTAKALEYFNSTRHIVLYYEDVVRNRTKLSDVQDFLKVPRRKLKSRQVKIHRGPLSNQIENLEHVEKALNGSQYESFLHADFRK
- the LOC111776391 gene encoding uncharacterized protein LOC111776391 isoform X2, which encodes MADDPSSLTKVPKKSPLMLRMIVLVFAMVCGVFICTVCLKQISTSTKVGLLRVQVVDMPCSKPTIDPSDVPFVHFPKPTTYSRAECACHPVRFFAILSMQRSGSGWFETLLNNHTNISSNGEIFSVKVRRSNISTIVETLDKVYNLDWFSSASKNECTAAVGLKWMLNQGLMQHHVEIVEYFKRRGVSAIFLFRRNLLRRMISVLANSYDQAAKLLNGTHKSHVHSHHEADILAKYKPVINATLLIPNLRQVEETTAKALEYFNSTRHIVLYYEDVVRNRTKLSDVQDFLKVPRRKLKSRQVKIHRGPLSNQIENLEHVEKALNGSQYESFLHADFRK